One genomic window of Campylobacter sp. MIT 99-7217 includes the following:
- a CDS encoding glycosyltransferase family 8 protein gives DIEWVTFTDPDDFLDRDYFYEVDRFLRKEEGEDIIAIKTTPFIDHIKDKPKGKIKNKISIDSFIDLDLNLYFTSLIFSLKLFSKNNNFKEDIKNDLYEAFFMENICSNNQNKFICFVKNANIFKSNAPKNDDSLHDLHKVLKKYIDFYYKKHSLVSKFLQKELLKKLEIFVQTIENNKEITSQEQQELLSFLKRSFDLINDNQIIFNFNYTKRYYKILFLECFKKVYYYPYEIYRESLHDGLKISYFSANKDSVESIFFHNKEIFAYKEEIYELSLLEQVFYKKVLYLNIGTSNRTKFKVNGKKCTIIKNSPFEINKKLIYSYSNKRLDLDLEYITQKACKAKNQAFLDLALKRYDFLYKKTKNYELLEGYCSCLRNVYLYDIALSLLSNLSENQKTEALKLEEIKCLIGMKLYNKSLKMLLKLEKEGSKNEKILYLKLRIYCILEELEKAQQLLIKIKMLPKTIETAKLTTQINKNEEFHIIFNADEKYFKYVAVMIYNIISKIDKNKKFSDFLNLSEKSIQNEKFVFHILTDIASKESLEKFDKLQKELNFIFKCEILIHEVDESDFKNCPKWQNHENHLCYFKIKLGDFIPEYIDKCIFLDADMLVLSDIREIFAINLEDKVAASTPDCSNSLINRKLKSVNQDKAKLTLSYQDLYFNVGFMLINLKKWREINVKSRALNFLKCYIPRVPEQDTLNYALSGEIIRLSPKYNFFIAHFLDEKCHWKSSFKDEVRDYIYDYTREEYEEALKDIKIIHFTYGVPKPWESIYKDIAVNFKLKFYPFYKEWWQNALNVPIFKDELKRQKENNENGLKIYSIELSKRLNIIEQRLNYTETLLGLENNNAFSALKNQKSYHTGNIMVKNKSNILKLVFILFSELKKEKLREKYLKILAKKNYSEISTHFYEDHEKAQIELKKHLSYRLGEAFYKNKLSFIFKIKSIYKEFKNLNK, from the coding sequence GATATAGAATGGGTAACTTTTACTGATCCTGATGATTTTTTAGATAGGGATTATTTTTATGAGGTGGATAGGTTTTTGAGAAAAGAGGAAGGTGAAGATATCATAGCAATCAAAACCACTCCTTTTATAGACCATATAAAAGATAAGCCTAAAGGTAAAATAAAAAATAAAATAAGCATTGATTCTTTTATAGATTTGGATTTAAATTTATACTTCACATCTTTAATTTTTTCTTTAAAATTATTCAGTAAAAATAATAATTTCAAAGAAGATATTAAAAATGATTTATATGAAGCATTTTTTATGGAAAACATATGTTCAAATAATCAGAATAAATTTATATGCTTTGTCAAAAATGCCAATATATTCAAAAGCAATGCACCCAAAAATGACGACTCTTTGCATGATTTGCATAAGGTATTAAAAAAATATATAGATTTTTACTATAAAAAACATTCTTTAGTATCTAAATTTCTACAAAAAGAGCTTTTAAAAAAATTAGAAATATTTGTCCAAACAATAGAAAATAACAAAGAAATAACTTCTCAAGAACAGCAAGAACTTTTATCTTTTTTGAAAAGAAGTTTTGACTTGATAAATGATAATCAGATTATATTTAACTTTAATTATACTAAAAGGTATTATAAAATTTTATTTTTAGAATGCTTTAAGAAAGTTTATTATTATCCATATGAAATATATCGCGAAAGCTTACATGATGGATTAAAGATAAGCTATTTTAGTGCTAATAAAGATAGTGTTGAGTCTATATTTTTTCACAATAAAGAAATATTTGCGTATAAAGAAGAAATTTATGAACTCAGCCTTTTAGAGCAAGTTTTTTACAAAAAAGTATTATACTTAAATATTGGTACTTCAAATAGAACAAAGTTCAAAGTGAATGGTAAAAAATGTACCATCATAAAAAATAGCCCCTTTGAAATAAATAAAAAATTAATATATTCTTATTCTAATAAAAGATTAGACTTGGATTTAGAATATATAACCCAAAAAGCTTGTAAAGCAAAAAATCAAGCTTTTTTAGATCTTGCTTTAAAAAGATATGACTTTCTTTATAAAAAAACTAAAAACTATGAACTTTTAGAAGGATACTGCTCTTGCTTAAGAAATGTTTATCTATACGATATAGCATTATCATTGCTCTCTAATTTAAGTGAAAATCAAAAAACCGAAGCTCTAAAACTCGAAGAAATAAAATGTCTCATAGGCATGAAATTGTATAACAAATCACTAAAAATGCTCTTAAAACTAGAAAAAGAAGGAAGTAAAAATGAAAAAATTTTATATCTAAAGCTTAGAATCTATTGTATTTTAGAAGAACTAGAAAAAGCTCAACAATTATTGATAAAAATTAAAATGTTGCCAAAAACTATAGAAACAGCAAAATTAACCACTCAAATTAATAAAAATGAGGAATTTCATATTATTTTTAATGCCGATGAAAAGTATTTTAAATATGTAGCTGTTATGATATATAATATTATCTCCAAAATAGATAAAAATAAAAAATTTAGCGACTTTTTAAATTTAAGTGAAAAATCTATTCAAAATGAAAAATTTGTATTTCATATATTAACCGATATTGCAAGTAAAGAGAGCTTGGAAAAATTTGATAAATTACAAAAAGAATTAAATTTTATTTTTAAATGTGAAATTCTTATACACGAAGTTGATGAAAGTGATTTCAAAAATTGTCCAAAATGGCAAAATCACGAAAATCATCTATGTTATTTTAAAATCAAACTTGGTGATTTTATTCCTGAATATATAGACAAATGTATTTTTTTAGATGCTGATATGCTGGTTTTATCCGACATAAGAGAAATTTTTGCAATCAATTTAGAAGATAAAGTAGCTGCTAGCACTCCAGATTGTTCAAATTCATTGATAAATAGAAAATTAAAATCGGTAAATCAAGATAAAGCAAAACTAACACTATCTTATCAAGATTTATATTTTAATGTTGGTTTTATGCTTATAAATCTTAAAAAATGGAGAGAAATAAATGTAAAATCAAGGGCATTAAATTTTTTAAAATGTTATATCCCAAGAGTTCCAGAACAAGATACACTAAATTATGCTTTATCAGGGGAGATTATAAGACTTTCACCCAAATATAATTTTTTTATTGCTCATTTTCTAGATGAAAAATGCCATTGGAAAAGTTCGTTTAAAGATGAAGTGCGAGACTATATCTATGATTACACTCGTGAAGAATACGAAGAAGCATTAAAGGATATTAAGATAATACATTTTACCTATGGTGTGCCTAAGCCTTGGGAAAGTATTTATAAAGATATAGCAGTTAATTTCAAACTCAAATTTTACCCTTTTTATAAAGAATGGTGGCAAAATGCTCTCAATGTGCCAATTTTTAAAGATGAACTAAAAAGACAAAAAGAAAATAATGAAAACGGCTTAAAAATATATTCAATAGAGCTTTCTAAAAGACTTAACATTATAGAACAAAGATTAAATTATACAGAAACACTCTTGGGTCTTGAGAACAATAACGCCTTTAGTGCCTTAAAAAATCAAAAATCGTATCACACGGGCAATATTATGGTAAAGAATAAAAGCAACATACTAAAACTTGTTTTTATCTTATTTAGTGAATTAAAAAAAGAAAAATTAAGAGAAAAATATTTGAAAATATTGGCAAAGAAAAATTATAGTGAAATTTCAACCCATTTTTATGAAGATCATGAAAAAGCACAAATAGAGCTTAAAAAGCACCTATCTTATAGGCTAGGAGAAGCTTTTTATAAAAATAAACTAAGTTTTATTTTTAAAATTAAGAGTATTTATAAGGAATTTAAAAATCTAAACAAATAA
- a CDS encoding FkbM family methyltransferase, translated as MLGGGGIEYVRYIYKFCGISYFRTQSIIEAKKSYGENMSSLYHEIKHMQWQWQMHHYPHLFPKDDWSISLGKCLCEDKNLFDKIQNLTQNLDEVSKTKIYTIIARLKTCYLSQNHQIQNLTKEELDEFFEIQTKFIPNIFQVAENVFCYNGYFLPINHFEVGMFWSKMGKHILSLQTLEKIKQKDIIDVGGYIGDSAIIFEKEWTDKNIYSFEATKKNYELMLQTIKLNQSTRINPINKGLGSKREILKIKFQGSASSIGNANEADEECEIITLDEFVTQNNIEVGFIKVDIEGFEQEFLKGAMNTIKTQKPAMLISIYHNLDDFFNIKPLIESWNLGYKFKIYRPSELWNFHVETALYCEVID; from the coding sequence ATGCTAGGGGGGGGGGGGATTGAATATGTGCGTTATATTTATAAATTTTGTGGTATTAGCTATTTTAGAACCCAAAGCATCATTGAAGCAAAAAAGTCATATGGTGAAAATATGAGTTCATTATATCATGAAATAAAACATATGCAGTGGCAGTGGCAAATGCATCATTATCCACATTTGTTTCCTAAAGATGACTGGTCGATATCATTAGGAAAATGTCTATGTGAGGATAAAAATCTTTTTGATAAAATTCAAAATTTAACCCAAAATTTAGATGAAGTGAGTAAAACAAAGATTTATACAATAATAGCAAGATTAAAAACTTGTTATTTATCTCAAAATCATCAAATTCAAAATTTAACCAAAGAAGAATTAGATGAATTTTTTGAGATACAAACTAAATTTATTCCAAATATTTTTCAAGTCGCAGAAAATGTTTTTTGCTACAATGGATATTTTTTGCCCATAAATCACTTTGAAGTTGGTATGTTTTGGAGTAAAATGGGCAAGCATATTTTAAGCCTTCAAACTCTAGAGAAAATCAAGCAAAAAGACATAATAGATGTTGGCGGATATATAGGCGATAGTGCCATAATCTTTGAAAAAGAATGGACTGATAAAAATATCTATAGTTTTGAAGCTACGAAAAAAAATTATGAACTCATGCTTCAAACTATAAAATTAAATCAAAGCACAAGGATTAATCCTATCAACAAAGGTTTAGGATCTAAAAGAGAAATTTTAAAAATCAAATTTCAAGGTTCAGCTTCTTCTATTGGCAATGCAAATGAGGCAGATGAAGAATGTGAAATTATTACCTTAGATGAATTTGTTACGCAAAATAATATAGAAGTAGGTTTTATAAAAGTTGATATAGAAGGGTTTGAGCAAGAATTTTTAAAAGGAGCGATGAATACTATAAAAACTCAAAAACCAGCAATGCTTATTAGTATTTATCATAATCTTGATGATTTCTTTAATATAAAACCTTTAATAGAAAGCTGGAATTTAGGCTATAAATTTAAAATATATCGCCCATCAGAACTATGGAATTTCCATGTAGAAACAGCGTTGTATTGTGAGGTAATTGATTGA
- a CDS encoding discoidin domain-containing protein, which produces MIFKECDIINVAENKKAIQSSISAWSFKNDLKSDLEVQDFAFHTGFEENPWWMVDLEDEIEIDCIRLTNRTNKSFQENLKNIKVELSLDKNSWITLDHSMFEWQNGFDILDINIYQVTKARYIKISLNGWGHLYFKKCEVFVKNVKGYVIASRGDGLGMRLTAMITGIWLAKKLDFKFAFIWEEGDFLNMPYIKNKDIVDVSMASKEEVFSKEYLQEYATNGEALYGYPASLKDEFFENNLSWFKNPDNLYKNYGYYTADYFLHYIEKFGFYQELKECFESIDFSDKFKEIQNYSKIIKEQLSDHSNKICALHIRGAEWVYSDDEGGLHCPNAWINSRFFPYELALEIAKTELSNGNSVIIFSQDRSVDLRLIKHIKKELGEKSKIVRAVDLFSHKNYTNFEEAFFEINLMSKADKIYATGSSGFSLVAQAISANTNQSIYQLYSTKELCEIIIKNINLKTSDKQKAMSYYFIYYFLREDNFNKAFSYLKKAIETNDKSITFKVIFMDCLFRLKEFDQIEFILKNLVKSDLRELEGGLYGSGTYFGWIFDFYENIRKCYTNFQNKQNYPYISFIAAKISFHKQDTRHAEQYLQFCLQKEPNNEIFLEFYEQLKYKNNVLLTGKNQQESIKTSAVSRIKSHLSYKLGQAMIENSKSIKGYIRMPYVLSYIKDKHKQEQRAYERSIKENPSLKLPPLETYSDYKEALKIKEHLSYKLGEAWIRAYKNWYKGGFIKFIFIDAPKIKKDFKNKKINKDQP; this is translated from the coding sequence ATGATATTTAAAGAATGTGATATCATTAATGTTGCAGAAAATAAAAAAGCTATACAAAGCTCTATAAGTGCATGGTCATTTAAAAACGATTTAAAAAGTGATTTAGAAGTGCAAGATTTTGCTTTTCATACAGGATTTGAGGAAAATCCTTGGTGGATGGTGGATTTAGAAGATGAGATCGAAATAGATTGCATAAGACTCACAAACAGAACAAATAAATCTTTTCAAGAAAATTTAAAAAACATTAAAGTTGAGCTTTCTTTAGATAAAAATTCTTGGATTACACTTGATCATTCTATGTTTGAATGGCAAAATGGGTTTGACATTTTAGACATAAATATTTACCAAGTAACAAAGGCAAGATATATTAAAATTTCATTAAATGGCTGGGGTCATTTATATTTTAAGAAATGTGAAGTTTTTGTAAAAAATGTAAAAGGTTATGTCATAGCTTCAAGAGGCGATGGACTTGGCATGAGACTTACAGCTATGATAACAGGAATTTGGCTTGCTAAAAAGCTTGATTTTAAATTTGCTTTCATATGGGAAGAAGGAGATTTCCTAAATATGCCATATATTAAAAACAAAGATATAGTTGATGTTTCTATGGCTAGTAAAGAAGAGGTGTTTTCAAAAGAGTACCTTCAAGAGTACGCAACTAATGGAGAAGCACTATACGGTTACCCTGCATCATTAAAAGATGAATTCTTTGAAAATAATCTTTCTTGGTTTAAAAATCCTGATAATCTTTATAAAAATTATGGATATTACACCGCTGATTATTTCTTGCATTATATAGAAAAATTTGGATTTTACCAAGAGCTTAAAGAATGCTTTGAAAGCATAGATTTTAGTGATAAGTTTAAAGAAATTCAAAACTACTCCAAGATTATAAAAGAGCAACTAAGTGATCATTCAAATAAAATTTGTGCTTTACACATTAGAGGAGCAGAATGGGTATATTCTGACGATGAAGGAGGACTTCATTGTCCTAATGCTTGGATTAATTCTAGATTTTTTCCTTATGAGTTAGCTTTAGAAATAGCAAAAACAGAACTTTCAAATGGCAATAGTGTGATTATTTTTTCACAAGATAGAAGTGTTGATTTAAGACTAATAAAACATATTAAAAAAGAGCTTGGAGAAAAATCAAAAATCGTAAGAGCTGTGGATTTATTCTCTCATAAAAATTATACAAATTTTGAAGAAGCCTTTTTTGAAATCAATTTAATGTCTAAAGCTGATAAAATATATGCAACAGGATCATCTGGGTTTTCTTTAGTTGCTCAGGCAATATCTGCAAATACAAATCAATCAATTTACCAGCTTTATTCAACAAAAGAACTTTGTGAGATAATAATTAAAAATATAAACCTAAAAACTTCTGATAAACAAAAAGCTATGTCTTATTATTTTATTTATTATTTTTTACGAGAAGATAACTTTAATAAAGCTTTTTCTTATCTTAAAAAGGCTATTGAAACAAATGATAAAAGCATAACTTTTAAGGTAATTTTTATGGATTGTCTTTTTAGATTAAAAGAATTTGATCAAATAGAGTTCATTTTAAAAAACCTTGTAAAATCTGATCTAAGAGAGCTTGAAGGAGGTCTGTATGGAAGTGGTACTTATTTTGGCTGGATATTTGATTTTTATGAGAATATAAGAAAATGTTATACAAATTTTCAAAATAAACAAAATTACCCTTACATTAGCTTTATAGCAGCTAAAATATCATTTCATAAGCAAGATACAAGGCATGCAGAACAATATTTACAATTTTGCTTACAAAAAGAGCCAAATAATGAGATATTTTTAGAATTTTATGAGCAACTAAAATATAAAAACAATGTCTTGCTTACTGGCAAAAACCAACAAGAAAGCATAAAAACCTCAGCTGTGTCAAGAATAAAATCCCACCTTTCTTATAAACTAGGTCAAGCTATGATAGAAAACTCAAAAAGTATAAAAGGTTATATAAGAATGCCTTATGTCTTATCTTATATAAAAGATAAACATAAACAAGAACAAAGAGCTTATGAAAGATCTATTAAAGAAAATCCAAGTTTAAAACTACCTCCTTTAGAAACTTATAGTGATTATAAAGAAGCTTTAAAAATAAAAGAACACCTATCTTATAAATTAGGGGAAGCTTGGATAAGGGCTTATAAAAATTGGTATAAGGGTGGCTTTATCAAATTCATCTTCATAGACGCACCTAAGATCAAAAAAGATTTTAAAAATAAAAAAATAAATAAGGATCAACCATAA
- a CDS encoding GDP-L-fucose synthase family protein, whose amino-acid sequence MKKDSKIFIAGHKGLVGSALMKKLQNEGFVNLITRSHTQLDLTEQKAVHDFFDKERPQYVFLCAAKAGGIAANSTYRADFIYENLMIESNVIYHAYKFGVKKLLFMASTSVYPKDKSFIVEEDLLSGKLDFSNKPYALAKMAGLVMCESFNIQYNTNFLGVTPINLYGNNDKFDLEKAHVMPALLRKFHLAKLLSEKKDEEVLKDLRLNNIDEARKYLALFGVSEESVEIWGSGKQKREFLHSDDLAEACIFLMQNVDFKNLVQDKKEVENTHFNISSNENIRIKDLALLIKKIVGFKGELEFNTSRPDGIAGRLTSSAKINALGWKAKINLEQGIKMMYEWYLKQNNFRK is encoded by the coding sequence ATGAAGAAAGATAGCAAAATTTTTATCGCTGGACATAAGGGGCTTGTAGGCTCTGCTTTGATGAAAAAGCTACAAAATGAAGGTTTTGTAAATTTAATCACTAGATCACATACACAGCTTGATTTGACAGAACAAAAAGCTGTGCATGATTTCTTTGATAAAGAAAGACCACAATATGTATTTTTATGTGCTGCAAAAGCCGGAGGCATAGCAGCAAATAGCACTTATAGGGCTGATTTTATCTATGAAAATTTGATGATTGAAAGCAATGTCATTTATCATGCCTATAAATTTGGTGTCAAAAAGCTCTTATTTATGGCTTCAACCTCTGTTTATCCAAAGGATAAAAGCTTCATCGTAGAAGAGGATTTACTCAGCGGGAAGCTTGATTTTTCAAACAAACCCTACGCCTTGGCTAAAATGGCTGGCTTGGTGATGTGCGAGAGTTTTAACATTCAGTATAACACAAATTTCTTGGGTGTTACACCCATAAATTTATACGGCAATAATGATAAATTTGATCTTGAAAAAGCACATGTTATGCCTGCTTTATTGCGTAAATTTCATCTTGCTAAGCTTTTAAGTGAGAAAAAAGATGAAGAAGTTTTAAAAGATTTAAGATTAAACAACATTGATGAGGCAAGAAAATATCTCGCTCTTTTTGGAGTGAGTGAAGAAAGTGTGGAAATTTGGGGAAGTGGAAAGCAAAAGAGAGAATTTTTACACAGTGATGATTTGGCTGAAGCTTGTATTTTTTTAATGCAAAATGTGGATTTTAAAAATCTTGTGCAGGATAAAAAAGAGGTTGAAAATACACATTTTAACATCAGCTCTAATGAAAATATACGCATTAAAGACTTAGCCCTTTTGATCAAAAAAATCGTGGGCTTTAAAGGGGAGCTTGAGTTTAACACGAGTCGTCCTGATGGCATAGCTGGACGCCTTACAAGTAGTGCGAAAATCAATGCTCTTGGCTGGAAAGCAAAAATAAATTTAGAACAAGGAATTAAAATGATGTATGAGTGGTATTTGAAACAAAATAATTTTAGAAAATAA
- a CDS encoding DegT/DnrJ/EryC1/StrS aminotransferase family protein codes for MNYPLASSTWDEKELNAIQEVIKSDMFTMSKKVAEFEKDFAKFVGSKYAVMTSSGSTANLIATAALFYTKKPKLKRGDEVIVPAVSWSTTYYPLYQYGLKLKFVDIDLHTLNYDLQALKSAITDKTKMIMIVNLLGNPNDFDAIKEMIKDKNIILLEDNCESMGAEYKGKQAGTFGIMGTFSTFFSHHMATMEGGFVVTDDEELYHILLCLRAHGWTRNLPKENKICNKSDNWFEESFNFVLPGYNVRPVEMSGAIGIEQLKKLPTFLKHRRENAKLFKELFGNHPDFIMQEEIGSSSWFGFSLIIKENSKIQRKDIIEILEKNNIEYRPIATGDFTQNPVIKYFDYEIFGELKNAKYLDKHGFFVGNHQFSIKEQIENLHKLIG; via the coding sequence ATGAATTACCCACTAGCTTCATCGACTTGGGATGAAAAAGAGCTAAATGCTATACAAGAGGTTATCAAAAGTGATATGTTCACTATGAGCAAAAAAGTTGCAGAATTTGAAAAGGATTTTGCTAAATTTGTTGGTTCAAAATACGCCGTAATGACAAGTTCAGGTTCAACTGCAAACTTAATTGCTACTGCAGCGTTATTTTACACTAAAAAGCCTAAACTTAAAAGAGGAGATGAGGTCATAGTGCCTGCTGTTTCTTGGAGTACGACTTATTATCCACTTTATCAGTATGGGCTTAAGCTTAAATTTGTAGATATTGATTTGCACACACTAAACTATGATTTACAAGCTTTAAAATCAGCTATCACAGATAAAACAAAGATGATCATGATCGTAAATTTATTAGGCAATCCAAATGATTTTGATGCGATCAAAGAGATGATCAAAGATAAAAATATTATTCTACTTGAAGATAACTGCGAATCCATGGGTGCTGAATATAAAGGCAAGCAAGCAGGAACTTTTGGGATAATGGGGACTTTTTCGACCTTTTTTTCTCATCATATGGCGACTATGGAGGGAGGCTTTGTAGTAACCGATGATGAAGAGCTTTACCATATCTTGCTTTGCTTAAGAGCTCATGGCTGGACTAGGAATTTACCAAAAGAAAATAAGATTTGTAACAAAAGCGATAACTGGTTTGAAGAAAGTTTCAACTTCGTTTTACCAGGCTATAATGTCCGCCCTGTTGAAATGAGTGGAGCAATAGGCATAGAACAGCTTAAAAAATTACCTACCTTTTTAAAACATAGGAGGGAAAATGCCAAGCTTTTTAAGGAACTTTTTGGAAATCACCCTGATTTCATCATGCAAGAAGAAATAGGCTCTAGTTCTTGGTTTGGCTTTTCTTTGATCATTAAAGAAAACTCCAAAATCCAAAGAAAAGATATCATTGAAATACTTGAAAAAAACAATATAGAATACCGCCCAATAGCAACAGGAGATTTTACTCAAAATCCTGTTATAAAATATTTTGATTATGAAATTTTTGGCGAACTTAAAAATGCAAAATACCTAGACAAACACGGCTTTTTTGTAGGAAATCATCAATTTAGCATAAAAGAACAGATAGAAAATTTACATAAGTTGATTGGATAG
- a CDS encoding GDP-mannose 4,6-dehydratase gives MKKTALITGFTGQVGSQMADFLLENTDFEIIGMMRWQESMENIYHLNERINKKDRISVFYADLNDYSSLQKLFESKRPDFIFHLAAQSFPKTSFDIPLETLQTNIIGTANLLENIRALKDKDGYDPTVHICSSSEVYGRAKKGIRLDENTPFHGASPYSISKIGTDYLGRFYGEAYKIRTFVTRMGTHSGPRRSDVFFESTVAKQIALIEAGLQEPIIKVGNLESTRTFQDVRDAVRAYYLLSLESQKGKVPCGEAFNIAGEEAFKLPEVIEILLSFSTRKDIKVQTDKERLRPIDADYQMFDNTKIRSFIDWKPLIPAKKMFEDLLNHWRKEISLGKIPLDR, from the coding sequence TTGAAAAAAACCGCCCTAATCACAGGCTTTACAGGTCAAGTTGGCTCTCAAATGGCTGATTTTTTACTTGAAAATACGGACTTTGAAATTATAGGCATGATGCGTTGGCAAGAAAGTATGGAAAATATCTATCATCTAAATGAGCGTATCAACAAAAAGGATAGAATTAGCGTATTTTACGCAGATTTAAACGATTATTCAAGCTTACAAAAGCTTTTTGAGAGCAAAAGACCTGATTTTATCTTTCATTTAGCTGCCCAATCTTTTCCCAAAACTTCCTTTGATATCCCCCTTGAAACACTGCAAACAAATATCATCGGCACAGCAAATTTGCTGGAAAACATAAGGGCTTTAAAGGATAAAGACGGATACGATCCTACCGTTCATATTTGTTCTTCTAGCGAGGTTTATGGCAGAGCCAAAAAAGGCATTCGCCTTGATGAAAATACCCCATTTCACGGCGCAAGTCCTTATAGTATCAGCAAGATAGGCACGGATTATTTGGGGCGTTTTTATGGCGAGGCTTATAAGATCCGCACCTTTGTTACCAGAATGGGCACTCACAGCGGACCAAGAAGAAGCGATGTTTTCTTTGAAAGCACGGTCGCAAAGCAAATCGCTTTGATCGAGGCAGGACTTCAAGAACCCATCATCAAGGTAGGAAATTTAGAAAGCACACGCACCTTTCAAGATGTACGCGACGCTGTTAGGGCTTACTATCTTTTAAGCCTTGAAAGCCAAAAGGGCAAAGTTCCTTGCGGCGAGGCTTTTAACATAGCAGGTGAAGAAGCCTTTAAACTGCCTGAAGTTATAGAAATTTTACTTAGCTTTAGCACGCGAAAAGATATCAAGGTGCAAACAGATAAAGAGCGTTTGCGTCCTATTGATGCGGATTATCAAATGTTTGATAATACCAAGATAAGAAGTTTTATCGACTGGAAGCCTTTAATCCCTGCTAAAAAGATGTTTGAAGACTTGCTTAATCACTGGAGAAAAGAAATTTCTCTTGGCAAAATTCCATTAGATAGGTAA
- a CDS encoding dehydrogenase codes for MTLIRSQTPLRLGLAGGGTDINLYCDTYTGYVLNATISMYIHCTLIAKDNGKIIFYSPDTNAKTSYKSSLHLELDGKMDIYKSIYNRLVKDFIKKPLSFELYTYSDAPSGSGLGGSSTLVVGIIKAFVEWLNLPLGEYDIARLAYEIEREDLGIVGGAQDQYAATFGGFNFIEFYADKRVIVNPLRIKNWIMSELEEQIVLYFTNITREAKDIEEHKKGKLGDTKSLEAMHAIKEDASHMKEALLKGDFKSIAKILGRSWQSKKIISEIVSNDELDRIYNLAMLNGAYSGKTSGAGAGGFMFFMVDPTKKYDLIKLLNKEQGYVAKFNFTKEGSKSWKL; via the coding sequence ATGACTTTAATTCGCTCTCAAACCCCTTTAAGACTTGGTTTAGCAGGTGGTGGAACTGATATAAATTTATACTGTGATACCTACACGGGCTATGTTTTAAATGCGACGATTTCTATGTATATTCACTGCACGCTGATAGCTAAGGATAATGGAAAGATTATTTTTTACTCCCCTGATACTAATGCTAAGACAAGCTATAAAAGCTCCTTGCATTTAGAGCTTGACGGAAAAATGGACATTTACAAAAGCATTTATAACCGCTTGGTAAAGGACTTCATCAAAAAGCCCTTAAGCTTTGAGCTTTACACCTACTCAGACGCTCCAAGTGGCAGTGGGCTTGGAGGAAGCTCTACCTTGGTGGTGGGCATCATTAAAGCCTTTGTGGAGTGGCTTAACTTACCCCTTGGAGAATACGACATCGCAAGGCTTGCTTATGAGATAGAAAGGGAGGATTTAGGCATAGTTGGAGGCGCGCAAGATCAATACGCCGCAACCTTCGGAGGCTTTAATTTTATAGAATTTTACGCAGATAAAAGAGTTATTGTAAATCCCCTTCGCATTAAAAACTGGATCATGAGTGAGCTTGAAGAGCAAATCGTGCTTTATTTTACCAATATCACACGCGAGGCAAAGGACATTGAAGAGCATAAAAAAGGAAAGCTAGGAGATACAAAGTCCCTTGAAGCCATGCACGCCATAAAAGAGGATGCAAGCCATATGAAAGAAGCCTTGTTAAAAGGGGATTTTAAAAGCATTGCTAAAATTTTAGGCAGATCTTGGCAGAGCAAAAAGATCATTTCTGAAATCGTAAGCAATGATGAGCTTGATAGAATTTATAACTTAGCCATGTTAAACGGTGCTTACAGTGGCAAGACAAGTGGGGCTGGGGCTGGTGGCTTTATGTTTTTTATGGTTGATCCTACTAAAAAATATGATTTGATCAAGCTTTTAAACAAGGAGCAAGGTTATGTGGCTAAATTTAATTTCACCAAAGAAGGAAGTAAATCATGGAAGCTTTAA